The following proteins come from a genomic window of Streptomyces liliiviolaceus:
- a CDS encoding SDR family oxidoreductase, translating to MSRVGLQGQVAVVTGAARGVGELLARKLSARGATVALVGLEPEELKGVSERLHGESGYWHADVTDHEAMAEVAREVKARFGKVDIVVANAGVANGGPFVDSDPVAWRRVIEVNLIGSAVTARAFLPVLQESRGYLLQIASLAAITPAPMMSAYCASKSGVEAFAHSLRAEVGYQGVRVGVGYLSWTDTDMVRGADQDDVMRELRQRLPWPANKTYPLGPAVDRIVAGIERRSSHVYGQWWLRGMQGVRGYLPALIGTVGQREMRRFAPRLGSVGTGLVGAGGEADQAGRDTVRHRP from the coding sequence ATGAGCAGGGTCGGACTTCAAGGACAGGTCGCCGTCGTCACGGGAGCCGCGCGGGGCGTCGGGGAACTCCTCGCCCGCAAGCTCTCCGCCCGCGGCGCCACCGTCGCGCTCGTCGGCCTTGAACCCGAGGAACTGAAGGGCGTCTCCGAACGGCTGCACGGCGAGAGCGGGTACTGGCACGCCGACGTCACCGACCACGAGGCCATGGCCGAGGTCGCGCGCGAGGTGAAGGCGCGGTTCGGGAAGGTCGACATCGTCGTCGCCAACGCCGGTGTCGCCAACGGCGGTCCGTTCGTCGACTCCGACCCGGTGGCCTGGCGGCGGGTCATCGAGGTGAACCTCATCGGTTCGGCCGTCACCGCCCGGGCCTTCCTGCCCGTCCTCCAGGAGAGCCGCGGCTATCTGCTCCAGATCGCCTCGCTCGCCGCGATCACGCCCGCGCCGATGATGAGTGCGTACTGCGCGTCCAAGTCCGGTGTCGAGGCGTTCGCGCACAGCCTGCGGGCCGAGGTCGGCTACCAGGGCGTACGCGTCGGGGTCGGCTATCTCTCCTGGACCGACACCGACATGGTGCGCGGGGCCGACCAGGACGACGTCATGCGGGAGTTGCGCCAGCGGCTGCCGTGGCCCGCCAACAAGACGTACCCGCTGGGGCCGGCCGTCGACCGGATCGTCGCCGGGATCGAGCGGAGGTCCAGTCATGTGTACGGGCAGTGGTGGCTGCGCGGGATGCAGGGGGTACGGGGCTATCTCCCCGCGCTCATCGGGACGGTCGGGCAGCGGGAGATGCGGCGGTTCGCACCGAGGCTGGGGAGCGTCGGTACGGGGCTCGTCGGTGCAGGTGGGGAGGCTGATCAGGCCGGGCGGGACACGGTGCGTCACCGACCGTGA
- a CDS encoding alpha/beta fold hydrolase, which translates to MSRLTREAAGPYAPPVPARELTAVSADGARLHVEVHGAVDDPAAPAVVLAHGWTCSTAFWAAQIQELAAEHRVIVYDQRGHGRSPASPACSTDGLADDLEAVLAATLAPGEKAVLAGHSMGGMTLIAASERAGFREHAAAVLLCSTGSSRLVAESLVLPMRAGRSRTWLTKQILGSRAPLGPVTPLARRILKYGTMGPGSAPAMVDACARIVHACPRQVRHSWSKVLDLLDLDHAVRELRVPAEVVVGTADRLTPAVHARSLVAALPHCVGSTELPGIGHMTPIEAPDLVTTRIRALVATYAVIKEGA; encoded by the coding sequence ATGAGCCGACTGACGCGCGAGGCCGCCGGCCCCTACGCGCCGCCCGTCCCCGCGCGCGAGCTGACGGCGGTCTCCGCCGACGGGGCGCGGCTGCACGTCGAGGTGCACGGAGCCGTGGACGACCCGGCCGCCCCCGCGGTGGTGCTCGCGCACGGCTGGACGTGCTCGACCGCCTTCTGGGCGGCGCAGATACAGGAACTCGCCGCCGAACACCGGGTGATCGTCTACGACCAGCGCGGGCACGGGCGCAGCCCCGCGAGCCCCGCGTGCAGCACGGACGGGCTCGCCGACGACTTGGAGGCGGTGCTCGCGGCCACCCTCGCGCCGGGCGAGAAGGCCGTTCTCGCCGGGCACTCCATGGGCGGGATGACGCTCATCGCCGCGTCCGAACGGGCCGGGTTCCGCGAACACGCCGCCGCCGTACTCCTGTGCAGCACGGGCAGTTCGCGGCTGGTCGCCGAGTCGCTCGTACTCCCGATGCGGGCCGGGCGGTCGCGTACCTGGCTGACCAAGCAGATCCTCGGGTCGCGGGCGCCGCTCGGGCCGGTCACACCGCTCGCCCGGCGGATCCTCAAGTACGGGACCATGGGCCCCGGTTCGGCGCCGGCCATGGTCGACGCGTGCGCGCGGATCGTGCACGCGTGTCCCCGGCAGGTGCGCCACTCCTGGTCGAAGGTGCTCGACCTGCTCGATCTCGACCACGCGGTACGGGAGTTGCGGGTCCCCGCCGAGGTCGTGGTCGGTACGGCCGACCGGCTCACGCCCGCCGTGCACGCGCGCTCCCTGGTCGCCGCGCTGCCGCACTGCGTGGGCTCCACCGAGCTGCCCGGCATCGGGCACATGACCCCCATCGAGGCACCTGACCTGGTCACCACCCGGATCCGTGCACTCGTCGCCACATACGCAGTGATCAAGGAGGGCGCATGA
- a CDS encoding flavin-containing monooxygenase produces MTEHEHVRVAVIGSGFGGLGAAVRLRREGVTDFVVLERADSVGGTWRDNSYPGCACDVPSHLYSFSFAPNPDWPRTFSGQEHIRAYLEHVTDTFGLRPHLRLNSEVKLMTWDIERLRWVIETSSGTLTADLVVSATGPLSDPKVPDVPGLDTFPGKVFHSARWDHDYDLRGKRVAMIGTGASAIQIVPAIQPEVAKLTLFQRTPPWVMPRMDRAVSGAERLLHRTLPVTARLRRGLLWGIRELQVQAFTKRPNELGLVEQIARRNMYRAIKDPRLRTKLTPSYRIGCKRILLSSTYYPALAKPNVDVVASGLREIRGSTVVAADGTEAEVDAIVFGTGFHVTDMPIADRVVGVEGRTLAEAWSASGMRSLRGATAAGFPNWMTIIGPNTGLGNSSMILMIESQLNYLADYVRQLNVLGGRAALDARPGAVDAWNDRVQKRMERTVWSTGGCNSWYLDENGVNTTVWPGTTTEFRGATRHVDLAEYDLIRPPAPAPAPTPEPELVPASAAQPAKPAARTQKKAEAEA; encoded by the coding sequence ATGACCGAGCACGAACATGTACGGGTGGCGGTGATCGGCTCCGGTTTCGGCGGGCTGGGAGCCGCCGTGCGGTTGCGCCGCGAGGGCGTCACCGACTTCGTCGTCCTGGAGCGGGCCGACAGCGTGGGCGGGACCTGGCGCGACAACAGCTACCCCGGCTGCGCCTGCGACGTCCCCTCCCACCTCTACTCGTTCTCCTTCGCGCCCAACCCCGACTGGCCGCGCACCTTCTCCGGGCAGGAGCACATCCGCGCCTATCTGGAGCACGTCACCGACACCTTCGGACTGCGGCCGCATCTGCGTCTGAACTCCGAGGTCAAGCTCATGACCTGGGACATCGAGCGACTGCGCTGGGTGATCGAGACCAGCAGCGGCACCCTCACCGCCGACCTCGTCGTGTCCGCCACCGGGCCGCTCTCCGACCCCAAGGTGCCGGACGTCCCCGGCCTCGACACCTTCCCCGGCAAGGTCTTCCACTCGGCCCGCTGGGACCACGACTACGACCTGCGCGGCAAGCGGGTCGCGATGATCGGCACCGGGGCCTCGGCCATCCAGATCGTGCCGGCGATCCAGCCCGAGGTCGCGAAGCTCACCCTCTTCCAGCGCACCCCGCCCTGGGTGATGCCGCGCATGGACCGGGCCGTCAGCGGCGCCGAGCGCCTGCTGCACCGGACGCTGCCCGTCACGGCCCGGCTGCGCCGCGGACTCCTGTGGGGCATCCGGGAGTTGCAGGTCCAGGCGTTCACCAAGCGTCCGAACGAGCTGGGGCTGGTCGAGCAGATCGCCAGGCGGAACATGTACCGCGCCATCAAGGATCCGCGGCTCAGGACCAAACTCACCCCGTCCTACCGCATCGGCTGCAAGCGCATCCTGCTGTCCAGCACGTACTACCCGGCCCTCGCGAAGCCCAATGTGGACGTCGTCGCCAGCGGACTGCGCGAGATCCGCGGCTCTACCGTCGTCGCCGCCGACGGCACCGAGGCCGAGGTCGACGCGATCGTCTTCGGTACGGGGTTCCACGTCACCGACATGCCCATCGCCGACCGGGTCGTCGGCGTGGAGGGCCGGACGCTCGCCGAGGCGTGGTCGGCGTCCGGCATGCGGTCCCTGCGGGGCGCGACCGCCGCCGGGTTCCCCAACTGGATGACGATCATCGGCCCCAACACGGGTCTCGGGAACTCCAGCATGATCCTGATGATCGAGTCCCAGCTGAACTACCTGGCCGACTACGTACGGCAGTTGAACGTGCTCGGCGGCCGGGCCGCACTCGACGCACGCCCCGGCGCGGTCGACGCCTGGAACGACCGCGTCCAGAAACGCATGGAGCGCACGGTCTGGTCCACCGGCGGCTGCAACAGCTGGTACCTCGACGAGAACGGCGTCAACACGACCGTCTGGCCGGGTACGACCACGGAGTTCCGCGGCGCGACACGGCACGTGGACCTGGCGGAGTACGACCTGATCCGCCCACCCGCGCCCGCACCGGCGCCCACACCCGAACCCGAACTCGTACCGGCATCGGCCGCGCAGCCCGCGAAACCGGCCGCCCGTACCCAGAAGAAGGCCGAGGCAGAAGCATGA
- a CDS encoding MerR family transcriptional regulator, with protein sequence MEELAQQAGITVRTLRFYRERKLIPPPRREGRIAWYDEDHLARLRTIAALLERGHTLNGIAELAEAFDHGRDVGELLGLGAPTEETPVRLSPEELADVFAGQATSENLAASLDLGYLATDGTDIVHISRRLLDTSAALVREGIPLADILAAARRVREHADALAELFTDLVLTEDRTPQDLQRLRPLAKSVVEAELSMALDRRMGGLPRDRKADA encoded by the coding sequence ATGGAGGAGCTGGCCCAGCAGGCCGGCATCACCGTGCGCACGCTGCGCTTCTACCGTGAGCGGAAGCTGATCCCGCCACCGCGCCGCGAGGGCCGCATCGCCTGGTACGACGAGGACCACCTCGCCCGGCTGCGCACGATCGCCGCCCTCCTGGAGCGCGGCCACACCCTCAACGGCATCGCGGAACTGGCCGAGGCGTTCGACCACGGCCGCGACGTGGGCGAACTGCTGGGGCTCGGCGCGCCCACCGAGGAGACCCCGGTGCGCCTCTCCCCCGAGGAACTGGCCGACGTCTTCGCGGGCCAGGCCACCTCGGAGAACCTCGCCGCGTCCCTGGACCTCGGCTATCTCGCCACCGACGGCACGGACATCGTCCACATCAGCCGCCGGCTCCTGGACACCTCGGCGGCGCTCGTCCGCGAGGGCATCCCGCTCGCGGACATCCTCGCGGCCGCCCGCCGCGTACGCGAACACGCGGACGCGCTGGCGGAGTTGTTCACCGACCTGGTCCTCACCGAGGACCGCACCCCGCAGGACCTCCAACGCCTGCGCCCCCTGGCGAAGAGCGTGGTGGAGGCGGAACTGTCGATGGCACTGGACCGACGGATGGGCGGATTGCCTCGCGACAGGAAAGCGGATGCTTAG
- a CDS encoding AfsR/SARP family transcriptional regulator, protein MVDLLALGPLELWHQGRQYALGSLKARCVFGILLYARGDPVSVDTLVERVWDDDELPAAPVEVLHTYLSRLRTRLHRAVGDDALVERASPRRYRLRLGREEDVDFVRLERLRAQARVAAGRGDTEYAVGLLHAAQALWRGEPFAEFTGAWAASARARLTEDHRRVHEERIRLEMQLGRHADLVGELHELVSLNPLAQQAVASLMLALYRSGRDGEALTLYRDTRDRLGDELGMDPGANLRDLQQRILRQDPALREHGPETGSSRMARNDSSRAREVAGEGRAPWPTAGPATADDSAGHVGSSLPRDTRDFTGRRSELDILLAEPASEENGTALPLTVVHGMPGVGKSALIIHAAHRMRSRYPAGQFYVDLRGYSDQPPYEPADALAFLLHTVGVADPLPATLDERIARWREWTAHHRVLVVLDNARSAEQVRPLLPGAPECHAIVASRNRLAGLDGATSLPLDVLSVSEASSLFARIAGAARVSDTSALRRVVELCGSHPLTLQLLASRFRHRDTWDLEYVADRLARAGDRLDEFDERVAAALRLSYTDLDAPTQRLFRRLALHPGPDITLEAAIALSGDDPDVIRRAVDALLDRHLLDEPVRDRCRLHDLTRAFGSRLGRREDPEPARREALRRLMAYYLTAADRADRAAYPRRHRRALGAGLVSPDVPEQGPASDADGATVWLTVERGNLLAVARTAAAEFPDFAAQFPHVLAHSLKLWGTHDITAELHEAALAALRSGGDRAALAQMLVERASVLARENHSAALAAATEALGVFGELRDTHGLADAHFEIGRAHLGAGHGEACLGQLERALELYLLVGDRHGVAETLNVQGTALVHRAEYAEAGDRFETMLAIHRELGDLHGEAIAWNNLGDIRFAVGRHEEARGYYEQALVLMRRVGGKKDLAIIDTNLGAVYHATGQSGRALGCFHRALASHRASGDAIGEITTLIRLGETCAGSGRTEDALSHFGAAEEAARRIGNSYERQRSLIGIADTQYAMGRLNTALETYLLAQEIADKYSYSLCSAQALAGMCRTCLRVGDIESARAHAERALTIYGRLGAVAEAVELRRLFADWGATGS, encoded by the coding sequence ATGGTGGACCTTCTTGCGCTGGGGCCGCTCGAACTGTGGCACCAGGGACGTCAGTACGCGCTCGGCTCGCTGAAGGCGCGATGCGTCTTCGGGATTTTGCTCTATGCCAGGGGAGATCCGGTCTCCGTGGACACGCTCGTCGAGCGGGTCTGGGACGACGACGAACTGCCCGCGGCTCCGGTGGAAGTGCTGCACACCTACCTTTCGCGGCTGCGCACCAGGCTCCACCGTGCCGTCGGCGACGACGCGCTGGTCGAGCGGGCGTCGCCGCGCCGCTACCGGCTGCGGCTCGGGCGCGAGGAGGACGTGGACTTCGTTCGTCTCGAACGGCTGCGCGCGCAGGCCCGGGTGGCGGCGGGGCGGGGCGACACGGAGTACGCCGTCGGTCTGCTGCACGCCGCTCAGGCGCTCTGGCGCGGGGAGCCGTTCGCGGAGTTCACCGGCGCCTGGGCTGCCTCCGCGCGGGCCCGGCTGACCGAGGACCACCGGCGGGTGCACGAGGAACGCATCCGCCTGGAAATGCAGTTGGGCCGTCATGCGGACCTCGTCGGCGAACTCCACGAACTCGTCTCTCTCAACCCGCTCGCCCAACAGGCCGTCGCCTCCCTGATGCTGGCCCTCTACCGCTCGGGCCGCGATGGCGAGGCGCTGACCCTGTACCGGGACACCCGCGACCGCCTCGGTGACGAGCTGGGCATGGACCCCGGTGCGAACCTGAGGGATCTGCAGCAACGCATCCTCCGCCAGGACCCGGCCCTGCGGGAGCACGGGCCGGAAACCGGCTCGTCCCGAATGGCGCGCAACGACTCCTCACGCGCCAGGGAGGTGGCCGGTGAGGGACGTGCACCATGGCCCACCGCCGGCCCCGCGACCGCGGACGATTCCGCCGGACACGTCGGCAGCAGTCTCCCCCGTGACACGAGGGACTTCACCGGCCGCAGGAGCGAGCTGGACATCCTGCTCGCCGAACCCGCCTCCGAGGAGAACGGCACGGCGCTGCCCCTCACCGTCGTGCACGGTATGCCCGGTGTGGGTAAGTCCGCGCTGATCATCCATGCCGCCCACCGCATGCGGTCGCGCTACCCCGCGGGCCAGTTCTACGTGGACCTGCGCGGCTACAGCGACCAGCCGCCGTACGAACCCGCCGACGCCCTGGCGTTCCTGCTGCACACCGTCGGTGTGGCCGATCCGCTGCCGGCCACGCTCGACGAGCGGATCGCGCGCTGGCGGGAGTGGACCGCCCACCACCGGGTGCTCGTCGTCCTCGACAACGCGCGCAGTGCCGAGCAGGTACGGCCGCTGCTCCCCGGTGCGCCGGAATGCCACGCGATCGTGGCCAGCCGCAACCGGCTCGCCGGCCTCGACGGCGCCACCTCCCTCCCGCTGGACGTGCTGTCCGTGTCCGAGGCGTCCTCGCTCTTCGCCCGGATCGCGGGTGCGGCGAGGGTCTCCGACACCTCCGCGCTGCGCCGCGTCGTGGAGCTGTGCGGCAGCCATCCGCTGACTCTCCAGCTCCTCGCGAGCCGGTTCCGGCACCGGGACACCTGGGATCTGGAGTACGTGGCCGACCGGCTGGCGCGCGCGGGTGACCGGCTGGACGAGTTCGACGAACGGGTGGCCGCCGCCCTGAGACTGTCGTACACCGATCTGGACGCTCCGACGCAACGGCTCTTCCGGCGGCTGGCGTTGCACCCGGGTCCGGACATCACCCTGGAGGCGGCGATCGCGCTGTCCGGGGACGACCCGGACGTGATCCGTCGCGCGGTGGACGCCCTGCTGGACCGTCACCTGCTCGACGAGCCGGTCCGCGACCGTTGCCGACTCCATGATCTGACGCGGGCGTTCGGCAGCCGGCTCGGGCGCCGGGAGGATCCGGAACCGGCCAGGCGGGAGGCTCTGCGGCGGCTGATGGCGTACTACCTCACGGCCGCCGACCGGGCGGACAGGGCCGCGTATCCGCGTCGGCACCGAAGGGCCCTCGGGGCCGGGCTCGTGTCGCCGGACGTTCCTGAGCAGGGCCCGGCGTCCGACGCCGACGGGGCCACGGTGTGGCTCACCGTGGAGCGGGGCAACCTGCTGGCCGTGGCCCGTACGGCCGCCGCCGAGTTCCCGGACTTCGCCGCCCAGTTCCCGCACGTGCTCGCGCACTCCCTCAAGCTCTGGGGCACGCACGACATCACCGCCGAGCTGCACGAGGCGGCGCTCGCCGCGCTGCGCTCCGGCGGTGACCGGGCCGCTCTCGCGCAGATGCTGGTGGAGCGGGCGAGCGTGCTGGCCCGCGAGAACCACAGTGCCGCGCTGGCCGCCGCCACCGAGGCGCTCGGGGTCTTCGGGGAGCTGCGGGACACCCACGGCCTTGCCGACGCCCACTTCGAGATAGGCCGCGCCCATCTCGGGGCGGGCCACGGCGAGGCGTGTCTGGGGCAACTCGAACGGGCCCTGGAGCTCTATCTGCTGGTCGGCGACCGGCACGGGGTGGCCGAGACCCTCAATGTGCAGGGCACGGCGTTGGTGCACCGGGCGGAGTACGCGGAGGCGGGCGACCGGTTCGAGACAATGCTCGCGATCCACCGCGAACTGGGCGATCTCCACGGGGAGGCGATCGCCTGGAACAACCTGGGCGACATCCGGTTTGCCGTGGGGCGGCACGAGGAGGCCCGGGGTTACTACGAGCAGGCCCTGGTGCTCATGCGCCGGGTCGGCGGGAAGAAGGATCTCGCCATCATCGACACCAACCTCGGCGCGGTATATCACGCGACGGGTCAATCGGGCCGGGCTCTCGGTTGTTTTCATCGGGCCCTCGCCAGCCATCGGGCCAGTGGTGACGCGATCGGGGAGATCACGACTCTGATCCGGCTCGGCGAGACCTGCGCGGGGTCGGGACGGACGGAGGACGCGCTGTCCCACTTCGGTGCGGCGGAGGAGGCCGCGCGACGAATTGGCAATTCTTATGAGAGGCAGCGGAGTCTCATCGGGATTGCGGATACGCAGTACGCGATGGGGCGATTGAACACCGCCCTGGAAACTTATCTGCTCGCGCAGGAGATTGCTGATAAATACAGCTATTCCCTGTGCTCGGCGCAGGCCCTCGCGGGAATGTGTCGTACCTGTCTCCGTGTGGGAGACATCGAGTCGGCGCGCGCTCATGCCGAGCGCGCGCTGACGATCTACGGAAGACTCGGAGCGGTGGCCGAGGCTGTTGAGCTGCGGCGGCTGTTCGCCGACTGGGGGGCTACCGGGTCCTGA